From Nicotiana tabacum cultivar K326 chromosome 22, ASM71507v2, whole genome shotgun sequence, one genomic window encodes:
- the LOC107782021 gene encoding putative xyloglucan endotransglucosylase/hydrolase protein 1, protein MAYFLMNIVTSLILLFIVGLSNADISFNNSYEPTWGENHLSIINQGTEVTLLLDNSSGAGFKSKFLYESGLFVIRMKLPDKKTGGVITSLYLTSQVDGSPPGTHDEIDFEFLGTQGKLQTNVFANDWGFREQIFQLPFDPSQDFHTYQILYNPFQIVFFIDDIPVREFMNLKVKANVNYPTSPMQIEASVWYSNSSGWAGDIDWSLAPFIAHYQHFKISGCFPQPGNDCSSPVNQPWNRFKVLSPLQRQKMANFRKQYMTYDYCVPGFVQFPECSYNNS, encoded by the exons ATGGCTTATTTTCTGATGAATATTGTTACTAGTCTTATACTTCTCTTTATTGTGGGGCTTTCTAATGCTGATATTAGCTTCAACAACAGTTACGAACCTACATGGGGAGAAAACCATTTATCCATCATTAACCAAGGAACTGAAGTAACACTTCTTTTAGACAACTCCTCAG GAGCTGGTTTTAAGTCCAAATTCCTATACGAATCTGGCTTATTTGTAATCAGGATGAAGTTACCAGACAAGAAAACTGGAGGAGTTATCACATCTCTCTAC CTAACCTCACAAGTAGATGGTTCACCACCAGGGACCCACGATGAGATCGATTTCGAGTTTCTGGGTACACAAGGGAAACTACAAACCAATGTATTTGCTAATGATTGGGGTTTTAGAGAACAAATATTCCAACTTCCCTTTGATCCTTCACAAGATTTTCATACCTATCAAATTCTCTACAATCCATTCCAAATAGT TTTCTTCATAGATGATATACCAGTAAGGGAATTCATGAACCTCAAAGTGAAAGCAAATGTAAATTACCCGACAAGTCCAATGCAGATAGAGGCAAGCGTATGGTACTCAAACAGCAGTGGTTGGGCTGGAGATATTGATTGGAGTTTAGCACCATTTATAGCTCATTATCAACACTTCAAAATTTCAGGTTGTTTTCCACAACCTGGGAATGATTGTTCTTCACCAGTTAACCAACCATGGAACAGATTTAAGGTTCTCAGCCCTCTACAGAGACAAAAAATGGCCAATTTTAGGAAACAGTATATGACTTATGATTATTGTGTCCCAGGCTTTGTTCAGTTCCCAGAATGTTCTTATAATAATTCTTAG
- the LOC107801758 gene encoding uncharacterized protein LOC107801758, with translation MVRLRSILLFILLFKSFGSIIIAEQSEEEFSEALLLRPLPDRKVLAHFHFESKIPPTRTHGPHHSLFPKSIYQLVHKFRVREMELSFTQGRWNYGRWGGYDPISSRNAKPPGVELWASFDVPQHQVDASWRNLTHALSGLFCASINFLESSTAYSAPRWSFKSFTTNVRYGTLPREAVCTENLTPWLKLLPCRDKAGLSALMDRPSIYRGFYHSQRLHLVSNEFDLAEAISGMVLEQTLTVVLQPVTLGSGMTFGSIRQPSWSLSSLFGRKVSGRCILSNTSNVYVQLEPNLVSELKSTSAMQQESDVKNLVSQAWRDMSFEMSDSPVRVIKEVYGFHKESSLLYEYSLANSSDSRPFDLEFRWKHPVTWSSQLAPLQASRFLMGSGNERGAIAISLKSVGRSEYTDSSDDEDGRCSLRVDVFQVVPWYVKVYYHTLKVYLDERLHSLADVIERTNVSPSEDKVSPGLMEIALRLPCDVNSVILTLEFDKGFLHIDEYPPDANQGFDIPSALIRFPEIKTKLHLFEDKSSCKSPLLSKLQEESPVLWYTEVLLVPLTTPDFSMPYNVITITCTVFALYFGSLLNALRRRVEEEERLLKSKATKDSSLIGVLLSKLSAKLRGKPLEPPKSSASSSSKVSYKLILRVILVAGIAVAWQYFG, from the exons ATGGTTCGATTAAGATCAATTTTGCTATTTATTCTGCTCTTTAAGAGCTTCGGGTCAATTATTATTGCCGAACAAAGTGAAGAAGAGTTCTCAGAAGCACTGTTGTTGAGGCCATTACCAGATCGTAAAGTGTTGGCGCATTTTCACTTCGAAAGTAAAATCCCTCCAACTCGCACTCATGGACCCCACCACAGTCTCTTCCCCAAATCCATTTATCAGCTG GTTCATAAATTTAGAGTTCGAGAAATGGAGCTGTCCTTCACACAAGGTCGCTGGAATTATGGACGCTGGGGTGGATACGACCCCATTTCAAGTAGAAATGCGAAGCCACCTGGAGTTGAACTGTGGGCTAGTTTTGATGTTCCACAACATCAGGTCGACGCTTCTTGGAGAAATTTAACCCATGCtctttcagggctcttttgtgcttctATTAACTTCCTAGAGTCATCAACTGCATATTCTGCTCCTCGGTGGAGCTTCAAGTCATTTACCACAAATGTCAGGTACGGCACATTGCCCCGTGAGGCTGTTTGCACAGAGAACCTCACTCCATGGCTAAAGTTGCTTCCTTGCCGAGACAAAGCTGGGCTTTCTGCATTGATGGACAGACCTTCTATCTACAGAGGATTTTATCACTCTCAGAGATTGCATTTGGTCTCGAATGAATTTGATCTAGCTGAAGCAATTTCCGGAATGGTGCTTGAACAGACACTTACCGTTGTTCTTCAACCGGTTACTTTAGGAAGTGGCATGACATTTGGCTCAATACGACAGCCAAGTTGGTCATTGAGCTCGTTGTTTGGACGAAAAGTTAGTGGAAGGTGTATTCTTTCAAATACTAGTAACGTGTATGTCCAATTAGAGCCGAATTTGGTGTCAGAATTGAAGAGTACTTCAGCTATGCAACAAGAATCTGATGTTAAGAATTTGGTATCTCAAGCTTGGAGAGATATGAGCTTTGAAATGTCTGATTCCCCAGTTAGGGTAATTAAAGAAGTTTATGGCTTTCACAAGGAGTCATCCCTTCTATATGAATATTCTCTAGCAAATAGCAGTGATTCAAGGCCATTTGACTTGGAGTTCAGGTGGAAGCATCCCGTGACATGGTCATCTCAACTGGCACCTTTGCAGGCTAGCAGGTTCCTTATGGGAAGTGGGAATGAAAGGGGTGCAATAGCCATCTCCTTGAAATCTGTAGGAAGAAGTGAGTATACGGATTCTTCTGATGATGAGGACGGAAGATGCTCGTTACGGGTTGATGTGTTCCAAGTTGTGCCTTGGTATGTCAAGGTTTATTACCACACACTCAAAGTGTATCTTGATGAACGTCTGCATAGTTTAGCAGATGTCATAGAAAGGACAAATGTCTCGCCTTCTGAAGACAAGGTTTCTCCTGGGCTAATGGAAATAGCATTGCGATTACCCTGTGATGTGAACTCGGTGATATTGACATTGGAGTTTGATAAG GGTTTTCTGCACATCGATGAGTATCCTCCAGATGCTAATCAGGGTTTTGACATTCCATCAGCTTTAATCAGGTTTCCCGAGATCAAGACAAAACTGCATTTATTTGAGGATAAATCTTCTTGCAAGTCACCTCTCTTATCCAAGCTACAG GAAGAAAGCCCTGTTCTATGGTACACAGAAGTATTGCTTGTACCCTTGACCACTCCTGATTTTAGCATGCCATACAATGTCATCACAATTACATGCACTGTATTTGCTCTATATTTTGGATCACTTCTTAACGCACTACGTAGGCGTGTCGAAGAGGAGGAGAGGCTTCTGAAAAGTAAAG CTACCAAGGACAGTAGTCTTATAGGCGTGCTACTGTCCAAACTATCAGCTAAATTGAGGGGAAAACCGTTGGAACCACCGAAATCGTccgcatcatcatcatcaaaagTCAGTTATAAGCTGATTCTCAGAGTGATACTGGTGGCGGGTATTGCTGTTGCTTGGCAGTACTTTGGATAA